The following coding sequences are from one Streptomyces venezuelae window:
- a CDS encoding TetR/AcrR family transcriptional regulator: MSEGLRERKKRQTKQRISDIATGLFLERGFDAVTIAEIADAADVSVNTVYNYFPAKEDLFLDRGDDIVDRLSRYVRGRRAGETAADAVLRELRTDVEGVSPAVGLFPGWADFMKVITEAHALRSRLWAIQQEALERLTTTLAEETGATGGDPLPGLVAGQLSWVHSTLMAWIGDEMSKGRAPAEVSREALALLDEMEDLLSDKVLNYAPRTAE; the protein is encoded by the coding sequence ATGAGTGAGGGCCTGCGCGAGCGCAAGAAGAGGCAGACGAAGCAGCGGATCTCGGACATCGCGACCGGGCTCTTCCTGGAACGCGGGTTCGACGCCGTGACCATCGCCGAGATCGCGGACGCCGCGGACGTCTCGGTCAACACGGTCTACAACTACTTCCCGGCCAAGGAGGACCTGTTCCTCGACCGGGGCGACGACATCGTCGACCGCCTCTCCCGCTACGTGCGCGGGCGCCGCGCCGGGGAGACCGCCGCCGACGCCGTCCTGCGTGAACTCCGCACCGACGTGGAAGGCGTCTCGCCGGCCGTCGGGCTCTTCCCCGGCTGGGCCGACTTCATGAAGGTCATCACCGAGGCGCACGCCCTGCGCTCCCGGCTCTGGGCGATCCAGCAGGAGGCCCTCGAACGGCTCACGACCACCCTCGCCGAGGAGACCGGCGCCACCGGGGGAGACCCGCTCCCCGGGCTCGTCGCCGGACAGCTCTCCTGGGTCCACAGCACCCTCATGGCGTGGATCGGCGACGAGATGTCCAAGGGCCGCGCGCCCGCCGAGGTCTCCCGCGAAGCCCTCGCGCTGCTCGACGAGATGGAGGATCTGCTGAGCGACAAGGTCCTCAACTACGCGCCGCGCACCGCCGAATGA
- a CDS encoding 3-hydroxyacyl-CoA dehydrogenase family protein: MARKLAVIGAGLMGSGIAQVSAQAGWDVVLRDVTDEALTRGTDGIKASYDKFVSKGKLAAEDAEAALGRITTTTDLDAVADADIVVEAVFEKLEVKHEIFRTLDKLVRDDAVLASNTSAIPITKIAAVTERPERVVGAHFFSPVPMMQLCELVRGYKTSDETLARTREFAESVGKTCIVVNRDVAGFVTTRLISALVVEAAKLYESGVATAEDIDTACKLGFGHAMGPLATADLTGVDILLHATGNIYTESQDEKFAPPELMRRMVDAGDIGRKSGQGFYKH; the protein is encoded by the coding sequence GTGGCACGGAAGCTCGCCGTCATCGGAGCCGGACTCATGGGGTCCGGCATCGCTCAGGTCTCCGCCCAGGCGGGCTGGGACGTCGTCCTGCGCGACGTCACCGATGAGGCCCTGACCCGCGGCACCGACGGGATCAAGGCGTCGTACGACAAGTTCGTGAGCAAGGGCAAGCTCGCGGCCGAGGACGCGGAAGCCGCGCTCGGACGCATCACGACCACCACCGACCTGGACGCCGTCGCCGACGCGGACATCGTCGTCGAGGCCGTCTTCGAGAAGCTCGAGGTCAAGCACGAGATCTTCCGTACGCTCGACAAGCTCGTGCGCGACGACGCCGTGCTCGCCTCCAACACCTCCGCCATCCCGATCACCAAGATCGCGGCCGTGACGGAGCGCCCGGAGCGCGTCGTCGGCGCCCACTTCTTCTCGCCCGTCCCGATGATGCAGCTCTGCGAGCTCGTCCGCGGCTACAAGACCAGCGACGAAACCCTCGCCCGCACCCGCGAGTTCGCCGAGTCCGTCGGCAAGACCTGCATCGTCGTCAACCGCGACGTCGCCGGCTTCGTGACGACCCGTCTGATCTCCGCGCTCGTCGTCGAGGCCGCCAAGCTCTACGAGTCGGGCGTCGCCACGGCCGAGGACATCGACACCGCCTGCAAGCTCGGCTTCGGCCACGCCATGGGCCCGCTCGCGACCGCCGACCTCACCGGCGTCGACATCCTGCTCCACGCCACCGGCAACATCTACACGGAGTCCCAGGACGAGAAGTTCGCGCCGCCGGAGCTGATGCGCCGGATGGTTGA